One stretch of Vicia villosa cultivar HV-30 ecotype Madison, WI unplaced genomic scaffold, Vvil1.0 ctg.000941F_1_1, whole genome shotgun sequence DNA includes these proteins:
- the LOC131632463 gene encoding uncharacterized protein LOC131632463 — protein sequence MENNLPVISKRVLSLVRVAFFMLKKEISKGKIMMNLNMILRRRSKLAGKAIANLISHHPNHGGSTSNRHSHYSHQFTSSREYEFSCSNTPNHFFSIGKRHHIHNHKNNAQARLMHDDEVTTMNAMKAVVEMLNNDQTIVEASPGFPLRDDDEKDNQVDKAAEDFIKRFYSQLRKQD from the coding sequence ATGGAAAACAATCTACCAGTGATATCAAAGAGAGTGTTGAGTCTCGTACGTGTTGCCTTCTTCATGCTGaaaaaagaaatatcaaagggTAAGATAATGATGAATTTAAACATGATACTTAGACGCCGCAGCAAGCTTGCCGGAAAAGCCATTGCCAATTTAATATCCCACCATCCCAACCACGGTGGCTCCACCTCAAACCGCCACTCCCACTACTCACACCAATTCACTTCCTCAAGGGAGTATGAATTTAGCTGTAGCAACACTCCCAACCACTTTTTCTCAATTGGAAAGCGTCACCACATCCACAACCACAAGAACAATGCTCAAGCAAGACTTATGCATGACGATGAGGTGACgactatgaatgcaatgaaggcGGTGGTGGAGATGCTTAACAATGATCAAACAATTGTAGAAGCGTCACCAGGTTTCCCTTTAAGAGATGATGATGAGAAGGACAATCAAGTTGATAAGGCAGCTGAAGATTTCATAAAAAGGTTTTACAGTCAATTGAGGAAGCAAGATTGA